Proteins encoded in a region of the Vicia villosa cultivar HV-30 ecotype Madison, WI linkage group LG5, Vvil1.0, whole genome shotgun sequence genome:
- the LOC131604341 gene encoding uncharacterized protein LOC131604341: protein MEQIQTDMAEIRAQIGTTMGQFLEAIQTVTSGRGELRQPVQRPDVTVNPSGVHQKVVNPTQEVPLNQNVRNTMQVRVNEAPHRENLSVSSYDTFKFPMDEDEGKLRLLDKRLKAIEDRDCLGLDADSLCLDSLSGASLEWYTQLERTNIRTWKDLAKAFFKHYKHNSDMVPTRIQLQGLTQKVDESFREYAQRWRELAARVQPPLLERELIDMFMDTLQDPYLNRMVGCAASEFSTLVVIGERIEHGLLTGKIQNAATNFKFPEQDGEETSTISEVEEKDHAYSPVQMPCYQMTEIIPNQDAPQICAATISQPPVQFVQQKPVPYDQSVKYAPQQQQRYRQNRRPQGGQNLRRPRKVYEPIPIPHSQLLSHLLRNSLVELKELGPPPFLYPEGYDPNAYCEFHSGAPGHSIEDCNVFKGTVQNLIDSKAINFTPNGLHIN, encoded by the exons ATGGAACAAATTCAGACAGACATGGCAGAGATTAGGGCTCAGATAGGGACTACCATGGGTCaatttttggaagctatccaAACCGTTACCAGTGGACGAGGAGAGTTAAGGCAGCCTGTTCAGAGGCCTGATGTTACTGTTAATCCAAGTGGCGTTCATCAAAAAGTCGTCAATCCTACCCAAGAGGTCCCTTTGAATCAGAATGTTAGAAACACTATGCAAGTTCGCGTCAACGAGGCTCCGCACCGTGAAAATCTTTCTGTTTCGTCATATGATACCTTTAAGTTTCCAATGGATGAAGATGAGGGTAAGCTTCGTCTTTTGGATAAGAGATTGAAAGCTATCGAGGATCGTGATTGCCTTGGTTTAGATGCTGATAGTttatgccta GATAGTCTTAGTGGGGCATCTCTTGAATGGTATACCCAGCTTGAAAGGACCAACATCCGAACTTGGAAAGATCTAGCCAAAGCCTTTTTCAAGCATTACAAACATAATAGTGATATGGTTCCCACCAGAATTCAACTTCAaggtttgactcagaaggttgacGAATCCTTtagagagtatgcacaaagatggagggaGCTAGCTGccagagttcaacctcccctTTTGGAACGAGAACTTATAGACATGTTCATGGACACTTTACAAGACCCCTATCTGAATCGGATGGTTGGATGTGCCGCTTCTGAATTCTCAACTTTGGTTGTcataggagaaagaattgagcaTGGTCTTCTGACTGGTAAGATTCAGAATGCTGCTACTAATTTTAAATTCCCAGAACAGGATGGTGAAGAAACAAGTACAATTTCCGAAGTTGAAGAGAAAGATCATGCTTATTCTCCAGTTCAGATGCCTTGCTATCAGATGACAGAAATTATTCCTAATCAGGATGCTCCACAAATTTGTGCTGCAACTATTAGCCAGCCACCAGTTCAATTTGTGCAACAAAAGCCTGTTCCATATGATCAATCAGTTAAGTACGCTCCGCAACAACAACAGAGATATAGACAAAATCGCCGACCACAAGGTGGGCAGAATCTGAGAAGGCCAAGAAAGGTATATGAACCAATTCCAATACCGCATAGTCAGTTGCTCTCTCACCTACTCCGAAATTCTTTAGTGGAATTAAAAGAGCTTGGGCCTCCTCCTTTTCTTTATCCTGAAGGATATGATCCCAACGCCTACTGTGAGTTCCATTCCGGGGCACCTGGCCATTCGATTGAAGATTGCAATGTATTCAAAGGCACAGttcaaaacctcattgattccaagGCAATCAACTTCACGCCAAACGGTCTGCACATAAATTGA